A genome region from Candidatus Thermokryptus mobilis includes the following:
- the der gene encoding ribosome biogenesis GTPase Der, translated as MGRNIVAIVGRPNVGKSTLFNRIIGERDAIVDPQSGVTRDRHYGEAQWNGKKFTVIDTGGYVPESKDVFEAAIREQVWIAIEEADVIVFVVDGITGVTPLDIEIAKILRQTNKKVVLAVNKIDNEKSEIYTAQFYELGVGEPFSISALHGRKIGDFLDEVVKDLPSVDSEEKSDEEEIKVAIVGQPNVGKSSFVNAVLGENRTIVTDIPGTTRDSIDTRFEYNGNRFLLIDTAGLRKRSKIKESIEFYSAIRALKALQRCDVAVVMLDATCGLERQDLRIIGEAAELKKGIVIAVNKWDLIEKDANTALEYEHALKSRLKVFDYVPVVFISAKTKQRIFKVLDLAKVVYDERAKRIKTSELNKVLFPIVKETPPPAVSGREIKIKYVTQVKSSPPVFAFFANFPDDIPEHYKRFLENKIRENFGFMGVPLTIIFKKK; from the coding sequence ATGGGCAGAAACATAGTCGCAATTGTTGGGAGACCGAATGTTGGTAAATCAACGCTATTTAATAGAATAATCGGGGAAAGGGATGCGATCGTTGATCCACAAAGCGGAGTTACGAGGGACAGACACTACGGCGAGGCACAATGGAATGGGAAAAAATTTACAGTTATAGATACGGGGGGTTATGTCCCTGAGTCAAAAGATGTGTTTGAAGCAGCTATAAGGGAACAGGTTTGGATAGCAATTGAGGAGGCAGATGTTATAGTTTTTGTGGTTGACGGAATTACAGGGGTTACACCCTTGGATATTGAGATTGCGAAAATTTTGAGGCAAACAAACAAAAAGGTGGTCCTTGCGGTAAATAAAATTGACAACGAAAAAAGCGAAATTTACACCGCTCAATTTTATGAGCTCGGTGTAGGTGAACCCTTCTCTATATCTGCGCTACACGGTAGGAAAATTGGTGATTTCCTTGATGAGGTTGTAAAAGATTTACCAAGCGTTGACAGCGAAGAAAAAAGTGATGAAGAAGAAATAAAAGTCGCTATCGTTGGGCAACCAAACGTAGGTAAATCATCCTTTGTGAACGCAGTCCTTGGGGAAAACAGAACAATTGTCACAGATATACCAGGGACAACGCGCGACTCAATTGATACTCGGTTTGAATACAACGGGAATAGATTTCTTTTGATTGATACCGCTGGCTTGAGAAAAAGAAGTAAAATCAAGGAGAGCATAGAATTTTATAGCGCTATAAGGGCACTCAAAGCTCTACAAAGATGCGATGTCGCTGTCGTAATGCTTGACGCAACTTGTGGCTTGGAAAGACAAGACCTTAGAATAATCGGTGAAGCAGCTGAGTTGAAGAAGGGGATTGTGATCGCTGTGAATAAATGGGACCTCATTGAGAAGGACGCAAACACAGCTCTTGAGTACGAACATGCGCTCAAATCAAGGTTGAAGGTTTTTGATTATGTCCCTGTGGTTTTCATCTCCGCGAAAACAAAACAAAGGATATTTAAAGTACTTGACCTCGCAAAAGTTGTCTATGATGAGAGAGCTAAAAGGATAAAGACAAGCGAACTTAACAAAGTTTTATTTCCAATAGTAAAAGAAACACCACCTCCGGCGGTATCTGGAAGGGAAATAAAAATCAAATATGTCACTCAGGTCAAATCATCCCCACCGGTTTTCGCTTTCTTTGCAAATTTCCCGGACGATATACCCGAACATTACAAGAGATTCCTTGAAAACAAAATCAGAGAAAATTTCGGCTTCATGGGGGTTCCACTCACAATTATTTTCAAGAAGAAATGA
- a CDS encoding C40 family peptidase gives MPLSIEKIRQELGIDTRLCVFEISGNVLKVSDEKIMDKLLNRLKQGGSKLKVKLLPDETCGEFRFGVCNVGTASVFKEPSMRSEQVTQAILGETFDTLEIFNDDWVRIRLHFDGYIGWIYRGQVVLMKQEEFSKYSDKVKVQFEKNFGFVREKPNAESTPVRDVVVCSALNVLKAGNNWFMVELPDGKVGWMRKNEVRRFRAIDKRNVNDIIQTAKRFLGVSYLWGGKTPKGFDCSGFVQTVFRINGVRLPRDADMQWGVGDDLGMDFSKFKKGDLLFFSSDGERVTHVGIYLGKDKKVIHSSGFVKINSLDRKSVDYSERLERTFIGAKRVLI, from the coding sequence ATGCCCCTAAGCATTGAGAAAATTCGTCAAGAACTTGGTATTGATACAAGGTTGTGTGTTTTTGAGATTTCTGGCAATGTGTTAAAAGTATCCGATGAAAAAATTATGGACAAGCTTTTGAACCGTCTGAAACAAGGCGGTTCAAAGTTGAAGGTTAAGCTTCTTCCCGATGAGACCTGCGGTGAGTTTAGGTTTGGCGTTTGCAATGTTGGGACGGCTTCCGTTTTTAAAGAGCCATCAATGAGAAGCGAACAAGTTACGCAAGCTATACTTGGTGAGACATTTGATACGCTTGAAATTTTCAACGATGATTGGGTGAGGATAAGGTTACATTTTGATGGATATATCGGTTGGATTTATAGAGGTCAGGTCGTTTTGATGAAACAGGAGGAATTTTCAAAGTATTCTGATAAAGTAAAGGTTCAATTTGAGAAAAATTTTGGTTTTGTCAGGGAGAAACCAAATGCAGAATCAACCCCAGTGAGAGATGTTGTAGTTTGTTCTGCTTTGAATGTTTTAAAGGCGGGAAATAATTGGTTTATGGTTGAGTTACCTGATGGTAAAGTTGGCTGGATGAGAAAAAATGAGGTGAGGAGATTTCGCGCTATTGACAAAAGAAATGTGAATGATATAATTCAAACCGCTAAAAGATTTCTTGGTGTGTCTTATCTCTGGGGTGGGAAGACGCCCAAAGGATTTGATTGTTCTGGGTTTGTGCAGACAGTTTTCAGGATAAACGGTGTGCGATTGCCCCGCGATGCTGATATGCAGTGGGGAGTTGGAGATGATTTAGGGATGGATTTTTCAAAGTTTAAAAAAGGCGACCTTTTATTTTTCAGCTCCGATGGCGAAAGGGTAACGCATGTCGGAATATATCTCGGCAAGGACAAAAAAGTGATACACTCGTCGGGATTCGTCAAGATAAATTCACTTGATAGAAAAAGCGTTGACTATAGCGAGCGACTTGAGAGAACTTTTATAGGAGCAAAAAGAGTTTTAATTTAA
- a CDS encoding DNA-methyltransferase, protein MGYSNGEIVEVKGNKYKRILIDLTKEVLEEDILPILMNSLNDSGYFFNLNGDKLAFLFREIDLGNFKERIEKFKNFKKLYKILTELITKIEAIKSYGIKDGKRVYIDYDGERKVKGRRDKENHRGKFFYALHHKFKKDNNKLPAEFENKIICGDSEKVLKKLPDNCIDLIFTSPPYNFGLEYENHNDAIEWENYFTKLFSIFDECIRVLKYGGRIVINVQPLFSDYIPIHHIISKFFMDKGLIWKGEIIWEKHNYNCKYTAWGSWKSPSNPYLKYSWEFLEIFCKGSLKHEGETNVSDLTSDEFKEWVYAKWDIAPERNMEKWGHPAMFPEELARRVIKLFSFVGDVVLDPFNGVGTTTKVAKELKRRFVGIDISPEYCKKAEIRLSQGLSLFDSDSY, encoded by the coding sequence ATGGGCTATTCAAACGGGGAAATAGTTGAGGTAAAAGGAAACAAATACAAACGCATTCTAATTGACCTGACTAAAGAAGTATTAGAAGAAGATATACTACCCATCTTGATGAACTCGCTTAACGATTCAGGTTACTTTTTTAATCTTAACGGGGATAAACTTGCTTTCCTTTTTAGAGAAATTGACCTTGGGAATTTTAAGGAAAGGATAGAAAAATTCAAAAATTTTAAAAAACTCTACAAAATTCTAACTGAGTTGATAACAAAAATTGAAGCAATAAAAAGCTATGGGATAAAGGATGGGAAAAGAGTTTATATTGATTATGATGGGGAGAGGAAAGTAAAGGGGAGAAGAGACAAAGAAAATCATCGTGGGAAGTTCTTTTACGCCCTACATCACAAATTTAAAAAAGATAACAATAAGCTACCAGCTGAATTTGAAAACAAAATTATATGTGGCGATAGCGAGAAGGTTCTAAAAAAACTTCCAGATAACTGCATTGACCTCATTTTCACCTCGCCCCCTTATAATTTTGGGCTTGAATATGAAAATCACAACGATGCAATTGAATGGGAAAACTACTTTACAAAACTTTTTTCAATCTTTGATGAGTGTATAAGAGTTTTAAAATATGGAGGTAGAATAGTAATTAATGTTCAACCACTGTTTTCTGATTATATTCCGATTCATCACATCATTTCAAAGTTTTTTATGGACAAGGGACTTATATGGAAAGGGGAAATAATTTGGGAGAAACACAATTATAATTGCAAATACACTGCCTGGGGAAGTTGGAAATCTCCTTCAAATCCTTATTTAAAATATAGTTGGGAATTCCTTGAAATTTTCTGCAAAGGGAGCTTAAAGCATGAGGGCGAAACCAACGTAAGCGATCTAACATCAGATGAATTCAAAGAATGGGTATACGCAAAATGGGATATAGCCCCTGAAAGAAATATGGAAAAATGGGGACACCCCGCTATGTTTCCAGAGGAGCTAGCGAGAAGAGTTATAAAATTGTTTAGCTTCGTTGGGGATGTTGTCCTAGACCCTTTCAATGGGGTTGGAACAACCACAAAGGTAGCAAAAGAATTAAAAAGAAGGTTTGTAGGGATTGATATATCCCCTGAATATTGTAAAAAGGCAGAGATAAGGTTGAGTCAAGGATTAAGTTTATTTGACTCTGATTCATATTAA
- a CDS encoding peptidase MA family metallohydrolase, with protein sequence MKRFMFFFILTLMLATIGFGQQGPFGKNKVQYKDFNWYFIRTDHFDIYFTDGGYELAEYTAKVAEDAYVKISKLLKYEIMNRIPIVVYNSHNDFQQTNVVAEYLEEGIGGVTELFKNRVVIPFEGSYRQFRHVIHHELVHAVMNDMFYGGSLQSALINNIQLQLPMWIVEGLPEFSALKWDVNSDMFMRDATISGYLPPIQYLDGYFAYRGGQSVFWYISRKYGDEKIGEMINRIKGLRSVEAGIKSSLGISLKELSNRWIKEQKKLYWGDFAKREAPDEFAKRLTDHTKRDHFYNTSPAISPNGDKIAFISDRDDYFDVFIMSALDGKIIKKIVNGNRTKNFEELHLLTPGLTWSPDGEKIALAVKSGDKDAIFIIDVKTEKQQKITFDLDGIFSVDWSRDGKKLAFVGLKQGQSDIYVYDLSNKTLVNLTNDIFSDSDPVWSSDGKTIYFSSDRKNFTSKEMLPDDFKMYNFDPNQYDIYSIDIETGEIKRITHTDYWDETSPVVSPDGKKILFISDRNGINNIYEKDLETGIERPITNSVSGIYQLSITYDGSKLAFASFYNGGFDIFVLRQPFERKLNVEELEPTVFVTEFLREKERELSRAKKEQEQKISVSDTLTVQPYGSDIKINLRNYIFADIFRQDSLAMTIKARSDSLRAPDNIDEYGRYKVYRYKVNFTPDLIFTNASYSTFYGVLGEAFMMFSDMLGNHQIYLITSLVFDLKNSDYAFAYFYLPKRINWGFEAFHIARFFAVGNQYYPLYYRYRLYGGTLMGSYPIDKFRRIDFGLGYYNVVGEYIDFPEIRETSVILMPSLTYVHDNSIWRYIFPSNGERYYLSFYTSPKLGTNGIQFLTGIFDYRRYFKLWTDYGLAFRFTAGGSTGQNRQRFMLGGVDAWINWAIKNDYIPIENTADFFFFEAISGPIVPLRGYVYNEQNGSKFALMNLEFRFPLIRYFIGGALPLAFRNIMGVLFLDAGSAWDSWKTWRAFYQPDPFTGTMTKDLLIGMGYGFRIYMFGLLLRLDIAWRFNWDSFSKPVYYFSFGPDW encoded by the coding sequence GAAGCGATTTATGTTTTTCTTCATTCTTACTTTGATGCTTGCAACTATTGGCTTTGGGCAGCAAGGTCCTTTCGGAAAGAACAAGGTTCAATATAAGGATTTCAACTGGTATTTCATTCGGACTGATCATTTTGATATCTATTTCACCGACGGCGGTTATGAACTCGCTGAATATACAGCTAAGGTCGCCGAAGATGCCTATGTTAAGATAAGCAAACTTTTGAAATATGAGATAATGAATCGTATACCGATAGTTGTTTACAATTCACACAACGATTTCCAACAGACAAATGTCGTCGCAGAATATCTTGAGGAAGGCATCGGCGGAGTAACTGAGCTTTTCAAAAATAGAGTTGTTATCCCATTTGAGGGTTCATACAGGCAATTTCGCCACGTGATACATCACGAGCTTGTCCATGCTGTTATGAACGATATGTTTTACGGAGGTTCATTACAATCGGCACTAATCAACAACATCCAGCTTCAACTCCCAATGTGGATAGTTGAAGGGCTACCGGAATTTTCCGCCCTTAAATGGGATGTGAATTCAGATATGTTTATGAGAGATGCGACGATAAGCGGTTATCTCCCGCCGATACAATATCTTGATGGTTATTTTGCCTACAGAGGTGGACAATCTGTCTTTTGGTATATCTCAAGGAAATATGGCGATGAGAAGATAGGAGAGATGATAAACAGGATAAAGGGTTTAAGAAGTGTTGAAGCTGGGATAAAAAGCTCGCTCGGAATTTCGTTGAAAGAATTATCCAACCGATGGATAAAGGAGCAAAAGAAATTATATTGGGGTGATTTCGCCAAAAGGGAAGCCCCAGATGAATTTGCAAAACGATTAACAGATCACACCAAACGAGACCATTTCTACAACACAAGCCCAGCAATTTCACCAAACGGTGATAAAATTGCATTCATATCCGACAGGGACGATTATTTTGATGTTTTCATAATGTCAGCCCTTGATGGTAAAATTATAAAGAAAATAGTCAATGGAAACAGAACTAAAAATTTTGAAGAGCTTCACCTTCTAACCCCGGGGCTTACTTGGTCACCAGATGGCGAGAAAATAGCTCTTGCTGTAAAAAGTGGCGATAAAGACGCAATCTTCATAATTGATGTTAAAACGGAAAAACAGCAAAAAATAACATTTGACCTTGATGGAATCTTTTCGGTTGATTGGTCAAGGGATGGGAAAAAACTTGCATTCGTTGGCTTAAAACAAGGGCAATCAGATATATATGTTTATGACCTCTCTAATAAAACACTTGTTAATTTAACAAACGACATTTTCAGCGATTCCGATCCTGTTTGGTCATCTGATGGGAAAACAATTTACTTTTCATCCGACAGGAAGAATTTCACTTCAAAGGAAATGCTCCCGGATGACTTCAAAATGTACAACTTTGACCCAAACCAATACGATATTTATTCAATTGATATTGAAACAGGCGAAATTAAAAGGATAACTCACACTGATTACTGGGATGAAACATCCCCGGTTGTTTCACCCGACGGGAAGAAAATTTTATTTATATCAGACAGAAACGGCATAAACAACATTTACGAGAAAGACCTTGAAACAGGCATTGAGAGACCTATAACGAACTCCGTTAGTGGGATTTACCAGCTTTCAATCACTTATGACGGTTCAAAACTTGCCTTTGCATCGTTTTACAACGGTGGTTTTGATATATTTGTATTGCGCCAGCCGTTTGAGCGTAAGTTGAATGTTGAGGAACTTGAGCCGACAGTTTTCGTGACTGAATTTTTGAGGGAAAAAGAGAGAGAGCTTTCAAGAGCGAAAAAAGAACAAGAACAGAAAATCAGCGTTTCAGACACATTAACTGTACAACCTTATGGAAGTGACATAAAGATAAATCTGCGAAATTACATCTTTGCGGACATTTTCAGGCAGGATAGCTTGGCAATGACGATAAAAGCAAGATCTGATTCACTCAGAGCCCCCGATAATATTGATGAATACGGTCGCTATAAAGTTTACAGATATAAGGTTAACTTCACCCCTGATTTGATTTTCACAAATGCCAGTTATAGTACATTCTATGGTGTCCTCGGTGAAGCTTTTATGATGTTCAGCGATATGCTCGGCAATCACCAAATTTATTTAATAACAAGCTTGGTCTTTGACCTTAAAAACAGCGATTACGCTTTCGCCTACTTTTATCTTCCCAAGAGAATCAATTGGGGATTTGAAGCTTTTCATATAGCGAGATTTTTCGCCGTTGGAAATCAATATTATCCGCTCTATTACAGATATAGGTTATACGGTGGGACACTGATGGGCTCATATCCGATTGATAAATTTAGAAGAATTGATTTTGGGCTTGGATATTACAATGTCGTTGGAGAATACATAGATTTTCCAGAGATCCGAGAAACCTCTGTCATTTTGATGCCTTCTTTAACTTATGTTCACGATAACTCTATTTGGAGATATATCTTCCCATCAAATGGTGAAAGATACTATTTATCGTTTTACACAAGTCCTAAGCTTGGAACAAATGGGATACAATTTTTGACGGGAATTTTTGACTACAGAAGATATTTCAAGCTCTGGACCGATTATGGTTTAGCGTTCAGATTTACCGCTGGTGGGAGCACAGGTCAAAATAGACAAAGATTTATGCTTGGTGGAGTAGATGCCTGGATAAACTGGGCTATTAAAAATGATTACATCCCGATTGAAAACACCGCTGATTTCTTCTTCTTTGAGGCGATTAGCGGTCCGATAGTCCCACTCAGGGGTTATGTTTACAACGAACAAAACGGCTCAAAGTTTGCTCTGATGAACCTTGAATTCAGATTCCCTCTGATAAGATATTTCATAGGCGGAGCTTTACCGCTCGCTTTCAGAAATATAATGGGGGTTTTGTTCTTAGATGCTGGTTCAGCTTGGGATTCCTGGAAAACCTGGCGAGCATTTTATCAACCTGATCCATTCACTGGAACAATGACAAAAGATTTGCTTATCGGGATGGGATATGGATTCAGAATTTATATGTTTGGCTTACTGCTACGACTTGATATTGCGTGGAGATTTAATTGGGATTCGTTCTCTAAGCCAGTATATTACTTCTCATTCGGACCCGACTGGTGA
- a CDS encoding HNH endonuclease, with protein MSICPVRKAISLLYLGKAELVAARDGQYIRSVSYVMPFPSVVRLSYYIHMPYRKVILTRKNIMKRDNYRCQYCGRSGVPLTVDHVIPKSRGGEDTWENLVCACVECNNKKGDRTPEEAGMRLLRKPRKPNPIFFIRNFVGEIDEKWKPYLFL; from the coding sequence ATGAGCATCTGCCCCGTCCGAAAGGCGATTTCCCTTCTTTATCTTGGTAAGGCAGAACTTGTCGCTGCAAGGGATGGACAATATATAAGGTCCGTCTCGTATGTTATGCCATTCCCAAGTGTTGTTAGATTGTCGTATTATATCCATATGCCGTATCGCAAGGTGATTTTGACAAGGAAGAACATAATGAAGCGTGACAATTACAGATGTCAGTACTGTGGTCGTAGTGGTGTTCCTTTGACGGTTGATCATGTGATTCCCAAATCGCGAGGTGGTGAGGACACTTGGGAAAATCTTGTATGTGCCTGCGTTGAATGCAACAACAAAAAAGGGGATAGGACACCTGAGGAGGCAGGAATGCGACTTTTGAGAAAGCCAAGGAAACCAAATCCTATATTTTTCATAAGGAACTTCGTTGGCGAAATTGATGAGAAATGGAAGCCATATCTTTTCCTCTAA
- a CDS encoding sigma-54-dependent transcriptional regulator, whose product MKFKVMVVDDDELFNKSISQVLTDSGYDVISYFSGEMAIKNLREDQPDIVLLDIFLKDENGLDILKRIKDEEPMLPVLMITAYSDVSLVVQAIKLGADDFILKPLDFEQLEIAMQKAVKNLKLQREIQILKERLSEQFGEYKIIGQSKGIIEALSLAEKYALGDDTTVLISGETGTGKELIARYIHEKSSRREGPFIAINCGAIPKDLIESELFGYERGAFTGATDKMKPGKFELANGGTILLDEVGELSPEAQVKLLRVLQDKKFYRLGGTKEIKVDVRVIASTNKNLKEEVNAGRFRSDLFYRLNVATIYLPPLRERKEDIPLLIDAFIDEFNKKFSKNFIGVDEKAMEILKSYHWPGNIRELRNTIERIILVENDSKIRPEHVKHLQSTPIQLVSQQNGESDFVLKIPPTGVTMDKVLRELIIQTLKITNGNQIQAAKILGITRSKLRYRMEQLKIEQKKILK is encoded by the coding sequence ATGAAGTTCAAAGTCATGGTAGTTGACGATGATGAACTGTTCAACAAGTCAATATCACAAGTTTTAACGGATTCTGGCTATGATGTGATCTCATATTTCTCAGGTGAAATGGCGATAAAGAACTTGAGGGAAGACCAACCCGACATAGTCCTTCTTGATATATTTCTTAAAGATGAAAACGGGCTTGACATTCTAAAGCGGATCAAAGATGAGGAGCCAATGCTTCCCGTATTGATGATCACTGCATACTCCGATGTTAGTTTAGTTGTACAGGCGATAAAACTTGGAGCTGATGATTTCATACTTAAACCTCTTGACTTTGAACAGCTTGAAATCGCGATGCAAAAAGCTGTGAAAAACCTTAAGCTTCAGAGGGAGATTCAAATCTTAAAAGAAAGATTATCCGAACAGTTTGGTGAGTATAAGATAATAGGTCAAAGCAAGGGGATAATTGAAGCACTATCACTTGCTGAAAAGTATGCCCTTGGCGATGACACCACCGTTTTGATAAGTGGAGAGACTGGCACTGGAAAGGAATTAATAGCAAGATATATACACGAGAAAAGTTCCAGGCGCGAGGGTCCTTTCATAGCGATAAATTGTGGGGCTATCCCAAAGGATTTAATTGAAAGTGAGCTTTTCGGCTATGAACGTGGTGCATTCACGGGAGCAACGGATAAAATGAAACCTGGGAAATTTGAACTTGCAAACGGCGGGACAATACTACTTGACGAAGTTGGCGAACTAAGCCCTGAAGCTCAAGTCAAACTCCTAAGGGTTCTTCAAGATAAAAAATTCTACCGACTTGGAGGGACGAAAGAAATCAAAGTTGATGTCAGAGTTATCGCATCAACAAACAAAAACTTAAAAGAAGAGGTCAATGCCGGAAGATTTAGAAGTGATCTTTTTTACCGCTTAAATGTCGCGACAATTTACCTCCCACCCCTCCGAGAGCGAAAAGAGGATATACCATTGCTTATTGATGCCTTCATTGATGAGTTCAACAAAAAATTCAGCAAAAATTTTATCGGCGTTGATGAAAAAGCAATGGAAATTTTAAAATCCTATCACTGGCCCGGAAATATCAGAGAGTTAAGAAACACAATTGAAAGAATTATCCTCGTTGAAAATGACTCAAAAATTAGACCAGAACATGTAAAACATCTACAAAGCACCCCAATTCAGCTCGTTAGTCAACAAAACGGTGAAAGTGATTTCGTCTTGAAGATTCCACCAACAGGTGTGACAATGGATAAGGTCTTGCGTGAGCTTATAATTCAAACCTTGAAGATAACAAACGGAAATCAAATTCAAGCAGCGAAAATACTCGGGATAACGCGTTCAAAGTTAAGATATAGAATGGAGCAGTTGAAAATAGAACAGAAAAAAATTTTAAAATAA
- the dcd gene encoding dCTP deaminase — protein sequence MILSDKRILEEIAKGNIVIEPFDINCLGTNSYDVHLGEWMAVYKNEILDAKIENELEYFKIPPEGIILYPNRLYLGVTLEYTETHGFVPFLEGKSSVGRLGIDIHSTAGKGDAGYCNHWTLEISVKQPVRIYAGMPIGQLIYFEISGEILTPYNKKKTAKYIQRSDKPIGSMMWKNFL from the coding sequence ATGATTCTTAGCGATAAAAGAATACTTGAAGAAATAGCAAAAGGAAATATCGTGATTGAACCGTTTGACATAAACTGTCTTGGCACAAACAGTTATGATGTTCACCTTGGTGAATGGATGGCTGTTTACAAAAACGAAATACTTGATGCAAAAATTGAAAACGAACTTGAATATTTCAAAATTCCGCCAGAAGGGATAATTTTATACCCAAATCGCCTTTATCTTGGTGTCACGCTTGAATATACCGAGACACACGGGTTTGTTCCCTTTCTTGAAGGGAAATCAAGTGTTGGTCGCCTTGGCATTGACATACACTCAACCGCTGGGAAAGGAGATGCTGGATATTGCAACCATTGGACATTGGAAATATCAGTTAAGCAACCAGTGCGTATTTATGCGGGAATGCCGATCGGTCAATTGATCTATTTTGAAATTTCAGGTGAAATTTTAACCCCGTATAACAAGAAAAAAACGGCAAAATATATTCAACGCTCGGATAAACCAATAGGTTCAATGATGTGGAAAAATTTTCTATAA
- a CDS encoding ATP-binding response regulator — MKILLVDDVQESLEILREIFETLGYTVLTARNGIDGLEVLKREKVDLIISDVLMPKMDGFQFCREVKKHKNFKKIPFIFYTANYTDPEDEKFGLGLGADAYLIKPVDVQVLLNTVEKFLEKSKSTTTKSETISDDVEYLREYNTVLIRKLEDKMYELEQANAMLRKMNEELQISHEQYKSLFENAGKAIFIIQPETWIVLDANNEAENLFKCTRDEILNLNFIKYKKFFQPLFEGERVVNFETTIFDFENNEKIVEMTASLIGYAHTSTIQVIVSDLTEKKKIQDELIQAEKLASLGRLSAAIAHEIRNPLSAISVNLQFLQRKFDEGTIERRYLDLAIEGVKRIEKIVEATLSFARPSKPIVKEENINDVITSTLPLVEVSTMKKRIEIITNLDPNLPKVKIDFKQIQQVLLNILTNAVDAIEKSGWIKVKSYLEFESEVPYIVVSISDNGCGIPREDLNKIFEPFFTKKNDGTGLGLAICKQVMANHDGKIEVESEVNHGTTFYLKFKAK; from the coding sequence ATGAAAATTTTACTCGTTGATGATGTTCAAGAAAGCTTGGAAATTTTGAGGGAAATCTTTGAAACCCTGGGTTATACGGTTCTTACCGCAAGAAACGGTATTGATGGACTTGAGGTCTTAAAAAGGGAGAAGGTTGATTTAATCATCTCAGATGTTTTAATGCCGAAGATGGATGGTTTTCAATTCTGCAGGGAGGTGAAAAAGCATAAAAATTTTAAAAAGATCCCCTTTATTTTTTATACAGCGAATTACACCGACCCTGAAGATGAAAAATTTGGACTTGGTCTTGGAGCTGACGCCTATCTGATAAAACCCGTTGATGTTCAGGTTCTACTTAACACTGTTGAAAAGTTCCTTGAGAAAAGTAAATCAACAACGACAAAATCTGAAACGATCAGCGATGATGTTGAGTATTTAAGGGAATATAACACTGTCTTGATACGAAAGCTTGAAGATAAAATGTATGAGCTTGAACAGGCAAACGCGATGTTGAGAAAAATGAATGAGGAACTTCAAATTTCTCATGAACAATATAAAAGTTTGTTTGAAAACGCTGGCAAGGCGATATTTATAATCCAACCGGAAACTTGGATTGTGCTTGATGCGAACAATGAGGCGGAAAACCTTTTCAAATGCACAAGAGATGAAATTTTAAATTTGAATTTCATCAAGTATAAAAAATTCTTTCAGCCACTTTTTGAAGGGGAAAGGGTTGTAAATTTTGAAACGACGATATTTGATTTTGAGAATAACGAAAAAATCGTTGAAATGACGGCAAGTTTAATCGGCTACGCACATACAAGCACGATACAAGTTATAGTTTCAGACCTCACGGAGAAAAAGAAAATTCAAGATGAATTAATTCAAGCTGAGAAGTTAGCATCGCTTGGAAGATTATCAGCAGCGATAGCCCATGAAATAAGAAATCCGCTTTCAGCTATAAGTGTAAATTTGCAATTTTTACAGCGAAAATTTGATGAAGGCACAATAGAGAGAAGATACCTTGATCTCGCAATTGAGGGCGTCAAAAGGATAGAGAAAATAGTTGAAGCAACTTTAAGCTTTGCCAGACCGAGCAAGCCGATTGTGAAAGAAGAAAATATAAACGATGTCATAACATCAACACTCCCACTCGTTGAGGTCTCAACGATGAAAAAGAGGATTGAGATAATTACAAACCTTGACCCAAACTTACCGAAGGTAAAAATTGACTTTAAGCAAATTCAACAGGTTTTGCTCAACATCTTGACAAACGCCGTTGACGCGATTGAAAAATCTGGCTGGATAAAGGTAAAATCATATCTTGAGTTTGAAAGTGAGGTCCCATATATCGTCGTCTCAATAAGTGATAACGGGTGTGGGATACCGAGAGAGGACTTAAATAAAATTTTTGAGCCATTCTTTACAAAGAAAAACGATGGGACTGGATTAGGGCTTGCGATATGCAAGCAAGTCATGGCAAACCATGACGGGAAAATTGAAGTTGAAAGTGAGGTAAACCATGGAACAACATTTTATCTAAAATTTAAGGCAAAATAA